A region from the Canis aureus isolate CA01 chromosome 8, VMU_Caureus_v.1.0, whole genome shotgun sequence genome encodes:
- the PRSS53 gene encoding serine protease 53 isoform X2 gives MKQSWGPGLLILGAVVLMKGLRAAQHGKLWGHGARPFLGLRLALGRTGQAFCQSDLPLFTVCGQRGPGPPEPQEGITVPGEWPWQVSVRRRGVHICSGSLVADTWVLTAAHCFEKAAVTELNSWSVVLGSLQREGLSPGAEEVGVTALQLPRAYSHYSQGSDLALLQLAHPMAHTPLCLPQPTHRFPFGTSCWATGWDQDTNGAPRTLRNLRLRLISRPTCNCLYNRLHQRLLASPARPGMLCGGAQPGVQGPCQGDSGGPVLCREPDGYWVQAGIISFASSCAQEDTPVLLTNTAAYSSWLQAQAQGAVFLSQNPETPEMSDEDSCVACGSLRREGPQAGVPSPWPWDARLKHQGKLACGGALVSEEVVLTAAHCFIGRQTPEEWTIALGTGAEERGLKQLILHGAYTHPEGGYDVAFLLLAQPVTLGPSLRPLCLPYSDHHLPDGERGWVLGLPRQGAGISSPQTVPVTLLGPRACSRLHTTPGSDNIPILPGMGLSGTPLVHEVRGTWFLAGLHSFGDACQGPARPAVFVALPAYESWVSSLDWQVYFAEEPEPETEPGSCLANMRREESSEDEANPVLLPLPDRQTNWLLTGGSGILQTQ, from the exons AGGACAGGCCTTCTGCCAGTCTGATCTGCCCCTCTTCACAGTGTGTGGGCAGCGTGGCCCTGGCCCCCCTGAGCCTCAGGAGGGCATCACGGTACCTGGCGAGTGGCCGTGGCAAGTGAGTGTGAGGAGGCGGGGAGTCCACATCTGCAGCGGATCCCTGGTGGCGGACACCTGGGTCCTCACTGCTGCTCACTGCTTTGAAAA GGCAGCAGTGACAGAACTGAACTCCTGGTCGGTTGTCCTGGGTTCTCTGCAACGTGAGGGGCTGAGCCCAGGGGCTGAGGAGGTAGGAGTGACGGCTCTGCAGCTGCCACGGGCCTACAGCCACTACAGCCAGGGCTCAGACCTGGCCCTGCTACAACTTGCCCACCCCATGGCCCACACACCCCTCTGCTTGCCCCAACCTACCCATCGCTTTCCTTTTGGGACCTCCTGCTGGGCCACTGGCTGGGATCAGGACACCAATGGTG CTCCCAGGACTCTGCGAAATCTGCGCCTGCGTCTAATCAGCCGCCCCACATGTAACTGTCTCTACAACCGGCTGCACCAGCGTCTGCTGGCCAGCCCAGCTCGGCCTGGGATGCTGTGTGGGGGCGCCCAGCCTGGGGTGCAGGGGCCTTGTCAG GGAGATTCCGGGGGCCCCGTGCTGTGCCGCGAGCCTGACGGATACTGGGTCCAGGCTGGGATCATCAGCTTTGCATCAAGCTGTGCCCAAGAAGACACTCCCGTGCTGCTGACCAACACAGCTGCTTACAGCTCCTGGCtgcaggctcaggctcagggggCAGTCTTCctatcccagaacccagagaccCCAGAGATGAGTGATGAGGACAGCTGTGTAG CCTGTGGATCCTTGAGGAGAGAAGGTCCCCAGGCAGGAGTCCCCTCCCCATGGCCATGGGATGCCAGGCTGAAGCACCAGGGGAAGCTGGCCTGTGGTGGAGCCCTGGTGTCAGAGGAGGTAGTGCTGACTGCTGCCCACTGCTTCATTGG GCGCCAGACCCCAGAGGAATGGACCATAGCACTGGGGACTGGAGCAGAGGAGCGAGGCCTGAAGCAACTCATCCTGCATGGGGCTTATACCCACCCAGAGGGGGGCTACGATGTGGCCTTCCTGTTGCTGGCCCAACCTGTGACACTAGGCCCCAGCCTTCGGCCCCTCTGCCTGCCCTATTCTGACCACCATCTGCCTGACGGGGAACGTGGCTGGGTCCTGGGGCTGCCCCGCCAAGGAGCAG GCATCAGCTCCCCTCAGACTGTGCCTGTGACCCTCCTGGGACCCAGGGCCTGCAGCCGGCTGCATACAACTCCTGGGAGCGACAACATCCCCATTCTGCCAGGGATG GGTCTCTCTGGGACACCACTGGTGCATGAGGTGAGGGGCACATGGTTCCTGGCTGGGCTACACAGCTTTGGAGATGCCTGCCAAGGCCCGGCAAGGCCCGCAGTCTTCGTGGCACTCCCCGCCTATGAGAGCTGGGTCAGCAGTTTGGACTGGCAGGTCTATTTTGCTGAGGAGCCGGAGCCTGAGACTGAGCCTGGAAGCTGCTTGGCCAACATGA ggagggaggaaagtTCTGAGGATGAGGCCAACCCcgtcctccttcctcttcctgacAGGCAAACCAACTGGCTGTTAACAGGTGGCTCTGGGATACTGCAGACACAGTGA
- the PRSS53 gene encoding serine protease 53 isoform X4 — translation MKQSWGPGLLILGAVVLMKGLRAAQHVCGQRGPGPPEPQEGITVPGEWPWQVSVRRRGVHICSGSLVADTWVLTAAHCFEKAAVTELNSWSVVLGSLQREGLSPGAEEVGVTALQLPRAYSHYSQGSDLALLQLAHPMAHTPLCLPQPTHRFPFGTSCWATGWDQDTNGAPRTLRNLRLRLISRPTCNCLYNRLHQRLLASPARPGMLCGGAQPGVQGPCQGDSGGPVLCREPDGYWVQAGIISFASSCAQEDTPVLLTNTAAYSSWLQAQAQGAVFLSQNPETPEMSDEDSCVACGSLRREGPQAGVPSPWPWDARLKHQGKLACGGALVSEEVVLTAAHCFIGRQTPEEWTIALGTGAEERGLKQLILHGAYTHPEGGYDVAFLLLAQPVTLGPSLRPLCLPYSDHHLPDGERGWVLGLPRQGAGISSPQTVPVTLLGPRACSRLHTTPGSDNIPILPGMVCTSVVGEPPHCEGLSGTPLVHEVRGTWFLAGLHSFGDACQGPARPAVFVALPAYESWVSSLDWQVYFAEEPEPETEPGSCLANMRREESSEDEANPVLLPLPDRQTNWLLTGGSGILQTQ, via the exons TGTGTGGGCAGCGTGGCCCTGGCCCCCCTGAGCCTCAGGAGGGCATCACGGTACCTGGCGAGTGGCCGTGGCAAGTGAGTGTGAGGAGGCGGGGAGTCCACATCTGCAGCGGATCCCTGGTGGCGGACACCTGGGTCCTCACTGCTGCTCACTGCTTTGAAAA GGCAGCAGTGACAGAACTGAACTCCTGGTCGGTTGTCCTGGGTTCTCTGCAACGTGAGGGGCTGAGCCCAGGGGCTGAGGAGGTAGGAGTGACGGCTCTGCAGCTGCCACGGGCCTACAGCCACTACAGCCAGGGCTCAGACCTGGCCCTGCTACAACTTGCCCACCCCATGGCCCACACACCCCTCTGCTTGCCCCAACCTACCCATCGCTTTCCTTTTGGGACCTCCTGCTGGGCCACTGGCTGGGATCAGGACACCAATGGTG CTCCCAGGACTCTGCGAAATCTGCGCCTGCGTCTAATCAGCCGCCCCACATGTAACTGTCTCTACAACCGGCTGCACCAGCGTCTGCTGGCCAGCCCAGCTCGGCCTGGGATGCTGTGTGGGGGCGCCCAGCCTGGGGTGCAGGGGCCTTGTCAG GGAGATTCCGGGGGCCCCGTGCTGTGCCGCGAGCCTGACGGATACTGGGTCCAGGCTGGGATCATCAGCTTTGCATCAAGCTGTGCCCAAGAAGACACTCCCGTGCTGCTGACCAACACAGCTGCTTACAGCTCCTGGCtgcaggctcaggctcagggggCAGTCTTCctatcccagaacccagagaccCCAGAGATGAGTGATGAGGACAGCTGTGTAG CCTGTGGATCCTTGAGGAGAGAAGGTCCCCAGGCAGGAGTCCCCTCCCCATGGCCATGGGATGCCAGGCTGAAGCACCAGGGGAAGCTGGCCTGTGGTGGAGCCCTGGTGTCAGAGGAGGTAGTGCTGACTGCTGCCCACTGCTTCATTGG GCGCCAGACCCCAGAGGAATGGACCATAGCACTGGGGACTGGAGCAGAGGAGCGAGGCCTGAAGCAACTCATCCTGCATGGGGCTTATACCCACCCAGAGGGGGGCTACGATGTGGCCTTCCTGTTGCTGGCCCAACCTGTGACACTAGGCCCCAGCCTTCGGCCCCTCTGCCTGCCCTATTCTGACCACCATCTGCCTGACGGGGAACGTGGCTGGGTCCTGGGGCTGCCCCGCCAAGGAGCAG GCATCAGCTCCCCTCAGACTGTGCCTGTGACCCTCCTGGGACCCAGGGCCTGCAGCCGGCTGCATACAACTCCTGGGAGCGACAACATCCCCATTCTGCCAGGGATGGTGTGTACCAGTGTTGTGGGTGAGCCACCCCACTGTGAG GGTCTCTCTGGGACACCACTGGTGCATGAGGTGAGGGGCACATGGTTCCTGGCTGGGCTACACAGCTTTGGAGATGCCTGCCAAGGCCCGGCAAGGCCCGCAGTCTTCGTGGCACTCCCCGCCTATGAGAGCTGGGTCAGCAGTTTGGACTGGCAGGTCTATTTTGCTGAGGAGCCGGAGCCTGAGACTGAGCCTGGAAGCTGCTTGGCCAACATGA ggagggaggaaagtTCTGAGGATGAGGCCAACCCcgtcctccttcctcttcctgacAGGCAAACCAACTGGCTGTTAACAGGTGGCTCTGGGATACTGCAGACACAGTGA
- the PRSS53 gene encoding serine protease 53 isoform X1 has translation MKQSWGPGLLILGAVVLMKGLRAAQHGKLWGHGARPFLGLRLALGRTGQAFCQSDLPLFTVCGQRGPGPPEPQEGITVPGEWPWQVSVRRRGVHICSGSLVADTWVLTAAHCFEKAAVTELNSWSVVLGSLQREGLSPGAEEVGVTALQLPRAYSHYSQGSDLALLQLAHPMAHTPLCLPQPTHRFPFGTSCWATGWDQDTNGAPRTLRNLRLRLISRPTCNCLYNRLHQRLLASPARPGMLCGGAQPGVQGPCQGDSGGPVLCREPDGYWVQAGIISFASSCAQEDTPVLLTNTAAYSSWLQAQAQGAVFLSQNPETPEMSDEDSCVACGSLRREGPQAGVPSPWPWDARLKHQGKLACGGALVSEEVVLTAAHCFIGRQTPEEWTIALGTGAEERGLKQLILHGAYTHPEGGYDVAFLLLAQPVTLGPSLRPLCLPYSDHHLPDGERGWVLGLPRQGAGISSPQTVPVTLLGPRACSRLHTTPGSDNIPILPGMVCTSVVGEPPHCEGLSGTPLVHEVRGTWFLAGLHSFGDACQGPARPAVFVALPAYESWVSSLDWQVYFAEEPEPETEPGSCLANMRREESSEDEANPVLLPLPDRQTNWLLTGGSGILQTQ, from the exons AGGACAGGCCTTCTGCCAGTCTGATCTGCCCCTCTTCACAGTGTGTGGGCAGCGTGGCCCTGGCCCCCCTGAGCCTCAGGAGGGCATCACGGTACCTGGCGAGTGGCCGTGGCAAGTGAGTGTGAGGAGGCGGGGAGTCCACATCTGCAGCGGATCCCTGGTGGCGGACACCTGGGTCCTCACTGCTGCTCACTGCTTTGAAAA GGCAGCAGTGACAGAACTGAACTCCTGGTCGGTTGTCCTGGGTTCTCTGCAACGTGAGGGGCTGAGCCCAGGGGCTGAGGAGGTAGGAGTGACGGCTCTGCAGCTGCCACGGGCCTACAGCCACTACAGCCAGGGCTCAGACCTGGCCCTGCTACAACTTGCCCACCCCATGGCCCACACACCCCTCTGCTTGCCCCAACCTACCCATCGCTTTCCTTTTGGGACCTCCTGCTGGGCCACTGGCTGGGATCAGGACACCAATGGTG CTCCCAGGACTCTGCGAAATCTGCGCCTGCGTCTAATCAGCCGCCCCACATGTAACTGTCTCTACAACCGGCTGCACCAGCGTCTGCTGGCCAGCCCAGCTCGGCCTGGGATGCTGTGTGGGGGCGCCCAGCCTGGGGTGCAGGGGCCTTGTCAG GGAGATTCCGGGGGCCCCGTGCTGTGCCGCGAGCCTGACGGATACTGGGTCCAGGCTGGGATCATCAGCTTTGCATCAAGCTGTGCCCAAGAAGACACTCCCGTGCTGCTGACCAACACAGCTGCTTACAGCTCCTGGCtgcaggctcaggctcagggggCAGTCTTCctatcccagaacccagagaccCCAGAGATGAGTGATGAGGACAGCTGTGTAG CCTGTGGATCCTTGAGGAGAGAAGGTCCCCAGGCAGGAGTCCCCTCCCCATGGCCATGGGATGCCAGGCTGAAGCACCAGGGGAAGCTGGCCTGTGGTGGAGCCCTGGTGTCAGAGGAGGTAGTGCTGACTGCTGCCCACTGCTTCATTGG GCGCCAGACCCCAGAGGAATGGACCATAGCACTGGGGACTGGAGCAGAGGAGCGAGGCCTGAAGCAACTCATCCTGCATGGGGCTTATACCCACCCAGAGGGGGGCTACGATGTGGCCTTCCTGTTGCTGGCCCAACCTGTGACACTAGGCCCCAGCCTTCGGCCCCTCTGCCTGCCCTATTCTGACCACCATCTGCCTGACGGGGAACGTGGCTGGGTCCTGGGGCTGCCCCGCCAAGGAGCAG GCATCAGCTCCCCTCAGACTGTGCCTGTGACCCTCCTGGGACCCAGGGCCTGCAGCCGGCTGCATACAACTCCTGGGAGCGACAACATCCCCATTCTGCCAGGGATGGTGTGTACCAGTGTTGTGGGTGAGCCACCCCACTGTGAG GGTCTCTCTGGGACACCACTGGTGCATGAGGTGAGGGGCACATGGTTCCTGGCTGGGCTACACAGCTTTGGAGATGCCTGCCAAGGCCCGGCAAGGCCCGCAGTCTTCGTGGCACTCCCCGCCTATGAGAGCTGGGTCAGCAGTTTGGACTGGCAGGTCTATTTTGCTGAGGAGCCGGAGCCTGAGACTGAGCCTGGAAGCTGCTTGGCCAACATGA ggagggaggaaagtTCTGAGGATGAGGCCAACCCcgtcctccttcctcttcctgacAGGCAAACCAACTGGCTGTTAACAGGTGGCTCTGGGATACTGCAGACACAGTGA
- the PRSS53 gene encoding serine protease 53 isoform X5: MKQSWGPGLLILGAVVLMKGLRAAQHGKLWGHGARPFLGLRLALGRTGQAFCQSDLPLFTVCGQRGPGPPEPQEGITVPGEWPWQVSVRRRGVHICSGSLVADTWVLTAAHCFEKAAVTELNSWSVVLGSLQREGLSPGAEEVGVTALQLPRAYSHYSQGSDLALLQLAHPMAHTPLCLPQPTHRFPFGTSCWATGWDQDTNGAPRTLRNLRLRLISRPTCNCLYNRLHQRLLASPARPGMLCGGAQPGVQGPCQGDSGGPVLCREPDGYWVQAGIISFASSCAQEDTPVLLTNTAAYSSWLQAQAQGAVFLSQNPETPEMSDEDSCVACGSLRREGPQAGVPSPWPWDARLKHQGKLACGGALVSEEVVLTAAHCFIGRQTPEEWTIALGTGAEERGLKQLILHGAYTHPEGGYDVAFLLLAQPVTLGPSLRPLCLPYSDHHLPDGERGWVLGLPRQGAGISSPQTVPVTLLGPRACSRLHTTPGSDNIPILPGMVCTSVVGEPPHCEANQLAVNRWLWDTADTVRQSVRHCPCPSPTSPTHM, translated from the exons AGGACAGGCCTTCTGCCAGTCTGATCTGCCCCTCTTCACAGTGTGTGGGCAGCGTGGCCCTGGCCCCCCTGAGCCTCAGGAGGGCATCACGGTACCTGGCGAGTGGCCGTGGCAAGTGAGTGTGAGGAGGCGGGGAGTCCACATCTGCAGCGGATCCCTGGTGGCGGACACCTGGGTCCTCACTGCTGCTCACTGCTTTGAAAA GGCAGCAGTGACAGAACTGAACTCCTGGTCGGTTGTCCTGGGTTCTCTGCAACGTGAGGGGCTGAGCCCAGGGGCTGAGGAGGTAGGAGTGACGGCTCTGCAGCTGCCACGGGCCTACAGCCACTACAGCCAGGGCTCAGACCTGGCCCTGCTACAACTTGCCCACCCCATGGCCCACACACCCCTCTGCTTGCCCCAACCTACCCATCGCTTTCCTTTTGGGACCTCCTGCTGGGCCACTGGCTGGGATCAGGACACCAATGGTG CTCCCAGGACTCTGCGAAATCTGCGCCTGCGTCTAATCAGCCGCCCCACATGTAACTGTCTCTACAACCGGCTGCACCAGCGTCTGCTGGCCAGCCCAGCTCGGCCTGGGATGCTGTGTGGGGGCGCCCAGCCTGGGGTGCAGGGGCCTTGTCAG GGAGATTCCGGGGGCCCCGTGCTGTGCCGCGAGCCTGACGGATACTGGGTCCAGGCTGGGATCATCAGCTTTGCATCAAGCTGTGCCCAAGAAGACACTCCCGTGCTGCTGACCAACACAGCTGCTTACAGCTCCTGGCtgcaggctcaggctcagggggCAGTCTTCctatcccagaacccagagaccCCAGAGATGAGTGATGAGGACAGCTGTGTAG CCTGTGGATCCTTGAGGAGAGAAGGTCCCCAGGCAGGAGTCCCCTCCCCATGGCCATGGGATGCCAGGCTGAAGCACCAGGGGAAGCTGGCCTGTGGTGGAGCCCTGGTGTCAGAGGAGGTAGTGCTGACTGCTGCCCACTGCTTCATTGG GCGCCAGACCCCAGAGGAATGGACCATAGCACTGGGGACTGGAGCAGAGGAGCGAGGCCTGAAGCAACTCATCCTGCATGGGGCTTATACCCACCCAGAGGGGGGCTACGATGTGGCCTTCCTGTTGCTGGCCCAACCTGTGACACTAGGCCCCAGCCTTCGGCCCCTCTGCCTGCCCTATTCTGACCACCATCTGCCTGACGGGGAACGTGGCTGGGTCCTGGGGCTGCCCCGCCAAGGAGCAG GCATCAGCTCCCCTCAGACTGTGCCTGTGACCCTCCTGGGACCCAGGGCCTGCAGCCGGCTGCATACAACTCCTGGGAGCGACAACATCCCCATTCTGCCAGGGATGGTGTGTACCAGTGTTGTGGGTGAGCCACCCCACTGTGAG GCAAACCAACTGGCTGTTAACAGGTGGCTCTGGGATACTGCAGACACAGTGAGACAATCCGTGCGTCACTGcccttgtccctctcccacttccccaaCCCACATGTGA
- the PRSS53 gene encoding serine protease 53 isoform X6, translating to MKQSWGPGLLILGAVVLMKGLRAAQHGKLWGHGARPFLGLRLALGRTGQAFCQSDLPLFTVCGQRGPGPPEPQEGITVPGEWPWQVSVRRRGVHICSGSLVADTWVLTAAHCFEKAAVTELNSWSVVLGSLQREGLSPGAEEVGVTALQLPRAYSHYSQGSDLALLQLAHPMAHTPLCLPQPTHRFPFGTSCWATGWDQDTNGAPRTLRNLRLRLISRPTCNCLYNRLHQRLLASPARPGMLCGGAQPGVQGPCQGDSGGPVLCREPDGYWVQAGIISFASSCAQEDTPVLLTNTAAYSSWLQAQAQGAVFLSQNPETPEMSDEDSCVACGSLRREGPQAGVPSPWPWDARLKHQGKLACGGALVSEEVVLTAAHCFIGRQTPEEWTIALGTGAEERGLKQLILHGAYTHPEGGYDVAFLLLAQPVTLGPSLRPLCLPYSDHHLPDGERGWVLGLPRQGAGISSPQTVPVTLLGPRACSRLHTTPGSDNIPILPGMVCTSVVGSLWDTTGA from the exons AGGACAGGCCTTCTGCCAGTCTGATCTGCCCCTCTTCACAGTGTGTGGGCAGCGTGGCCCTGGCCCCCCTGAGCCTCAGGAGGGCATCACGGTACCTGGCGAGTGGCCGTGGCAAGTGAGTGTGAGGAGGCGGGGAGTCCACATCTGCAGCGGATCCCTGGTGGCGGACACCTGGGTCCTCACTGCTGCTCACTGCTTTGAAAA GGCAGCAGTGACAGAACTGAACTCCTGGTCGGTTGTCCTGGGTTCTCTGCAACGTGAGGGGCTGAGCCCAGGGGCTGAGGAGGTAGGAGTGACGGCTCTGCAGCTGCCACGGGCCTACAGCCACTACAGCCAGGGCTCAGACCTGGCCCTGCTACAACTTGCCCACCCCATGGCCCACACACCCCTCTGCTTGCCCCAACCTACCCATCGCTTTCCTTTTGGGACCTCCTGCTGGGCCACTGGCTGGGATCAGGACACCAATGGTG CTCCCAGGACTCTGCGAAATCTGCGCCTGCGTCTAATCAGCCGCCCCACATGTAACTGTCTCTACAACCGGCTGCACCAGCGTCTGCTGGCCAGCCCAGCTCGGCCTGGGATGCTGTGTGGGGGCGCCCAGCCTGGGGTGCAGGGGCCTTGTCAG GGAGATTCCGGGGGCCCCGTGCTGTGCCGCGAGCCTGACGGATACTGGGTCCAGGCTGGGATCATCAGCTTTGCATCAAGCTGTGCCCAAGAAGACACTCCCGTGCTGCTGACCAACACAGCTGCTTACAGCTCCTGGCtgcaggctcaggctcagggggCAGTCTTCctatcccagaacccagagaccCCAGAGATGAGTGATGAGGACAGCTGTGTAG CCTGTGGATCCTTGAGGAGAGAAGGTCCCCAGGCAGGAGTCCCCTCCCCATGGCCATGGGATGCCAGGCTGAAGCACCAGGGGAAGCTGGCCTGTGGTGGAGCCCTGGTGTCAGAGGAGGTAGTGCTGACTGCTGCCCACTGCTTCATTGG GCGCCAGACCCCAGAGGAATGGACCATAGCACTGGGGACTGGAGCAGAGGAGCGAGGCCTGAAGCAACTCATCCTGCATGGGGCTTATACCCACCCAGAGGGGGGCTACGATGTGGCCTTCCTGTTGCTGGCCCAACCTGTGACACTAGGCCCCAGCCTTCGGCCCCTCTGCCTGCCCTATTCTGACCACCATCTGCCTGACGGGGAACGTGGCTGGGTCCTGGGGCTGCCCCGCCAAGGAGCAG GCATCAGCTCCCCTCAGACTGTGCCTGTGACCCTCCTGGGACCCAGGGCCTGCAGCCGGCTGCATACAACTCCTGGGAGCGACAACATCCCCATTCTGCCAGGGATGGTGTGTACCAGTGTTGTGG GGTCTCTCTGGGACACCACTGGTGCATGA
- the PRSS53 gene encoding serine protease 53 isoform X3: protein MKQSWGPGLLILGAVVLMKGLRAAQHGKLWGHGARPFLGLRLALGRTGQAFCQSDLPLFTVCGQRGPGPPEPQEGITVPGEWPWQVSVRRRGVHICSGSLVADTWVLTAAHCFEKAAVTELNSWSVVLGSLQREGLSPGAEEVGVTALQLPRAYSHYSQGSDLALLQLAHPMAHTPLCLPQPTHRFPFGTSCWATGWDQDTNGAPRTLRNLRLRLISRPTCNCLYNRLHQRLLASPARPGMLCGGAQPGVQGPCQGDSGGPVLCREPDGYWVQAGIISFASSCAQEDTPVLLTNTAAYSSWLQAQAQGAVFLSQNPETPEMSDEDSCVACGSLRREGPQAGVPSPWPWDARLKHQGKLACGGALVSEEVVLTAAHCFIGRQTPEEWTIALGTGAEERGLKQLILHGAYTHPEGGYDVAFLLLAQPVTLGPSLRPLCLPYSDHHLPDGERGWVLGLPRQGAGISSPQTVPVTLLGPRACSRLHTTPGSDNIPILPGMVCTSVVGEPPHCEGLSGTPLVHEVRGTWFLAGLHSFGDACQGPARPAVFVALPAYESWVSSLDWQVYFAEEPEPETEPGSCLANMSKPTGC, encoded by the exons AGGACAGGCCTTCTGCCAGTCTGATCTGCCCCTCTTCACAGTGTGTGGGCAGCGTGGCCCTGGCCCCCCTGAGCCTCAGGAGGGCATCACGGTACCTGGCGAGTGGCCGTGGCAAGTGAGTGTGAGGAGGCGGGGAGTCCACATCTGCAGCGGATCCCTGGTGGCGGACACCTGGGTCCTCACTGCTGCTCACTGCTTTGAAAA GGCAGCAGTGACAGAACTGAACTCCTGGTCGGTTGTCCTGGGTTCTCTGCAACGTGAGGGGCTGAGCCCAGGGGCTGAGGAGGTAGGAGTGACGGCTCTGCAGCTGCCACGGGCCTACAGCCACTACAGCCAGGGCTCAGACCTGGCCCTGCTACAACTTGCCCACCCCATGGCCCACACACCCCTCTGCTTGCCCCAACCTACCCATCGCTTTCCTTTTGGGACCTCCTGCTGGGCCACTGGCTGGGATCAGGACACCAATGGTG CTCCCAGGACTCTGCGAAATCTGCGCCTGCGTCTAATCAGCCGCCCCACATGTAACTGTCTCTACAACCGGCTGCACCAGCGTCTGCTGGCCAGCCCAGCTCGGCCTGGGATGCTGTGTGGGGGCGCCCAGCCTGGGGTGCAGGGGCCTTGTCAG GGAGATTCCGGGGGCCCCGTGCTGTGCCGCGAGCCTGACGGATACTGGGTCCAGGCTGGGATCATCAGCTTTGCATCAAGCTGTGCCCAAGAAGACACTCCCGTGCTGCTGACCAACACAGCTGCTTACAGCTCCTGGCtgcaggctcaggctcagggggCAGTCTTCctatcccagaacccagagaccCCAGAGATGAGTGATGAGGACAGCTGTGTAG CCTGTGGATCCTTGAGGAGAGAAGGTCCCCAGGCAGGAGTCCCCTCCCCATGGCCATGGGATGCCAGGCTGAAGCACCAGGGGAAGCTGGCCTGTGGTGGAGCCCTGGTGTCAGAGGAGGTAGTGCTGACTGCTGCCCACTGCTTCATTGG GCGCCAGACCCCAGAGGAATGGACCATAGCACTGGGGACTGGAGCAGAGGAGCGAGGCCTGAAGCAACTCATCCTGCATGGGGCTTATACCCACCCAGAGGGGGGCTACGATGTGGCCTTCCTGTTGCTGGCCCAACCTGTGACACTAGGCCCCAGCCTTCGGCCCCTCTGCCTGCCCTATTCTGACCACCATCTGCCTGACGGGGAACGTGGCTGGGTCCTGGGGCTGCCCCGCCAAGGAGCAG GCATCAGCTCCCCTCAGACTGTGCCTGTGACCCTCCTGGGACCCAGGGCCTGCAGCCGGCTGCATACAACTCCTGGGAGCGACAACATCCCCATTCTGCCAGGGATGGTGTGTACCAGTGTTGTGGGTGAGCCACCCCACTGTGAG GGTCTCTCTGGGACACCACTGGTGCATGAGGTGAGGGGCACATGGTTCCTGGCTGGGCTACACAGCTTTGGAGATGCCTGCCAAGGCCCGGCAAGGCCCGCAGTCTTCGTGGCACTCCCCGCCTATGAGAGCTGGGTCAGCAGTTTGGACTGGCAGGTCTATTTTGCTGAGGAGCCGGAGCCTGAGACTGAGCCTGGAAGCTGCTTGGCCAACATGA GCAAACCAACTGGCTGTTAA